The genomic region AATGTAGcccttttatcttttcttaacTGTCCTCTTCCTTTCTGGAAGAAAGGGTTTGGGGTATGGTGGGGTTGGTTGCCTGCTTTTAGTAAATTTCCATCCTTGTGTCCCTGCTTTCAAGAcccagggcttttttttttttttccttttgtcctgtAGACAATGAATTGAGTCCTGGCAGGTTCAAGATTAAGGCAGAGTGCCAAGACTGTGGTTTGGGAAGGTTCCATGCAACTGCTTCTCCTAGCCAGACACAGGACCCACCCAGAGCTTGAGTTGCCAGATGAAACCACAATCACTGCAAAGAAAGagtcatgtgtatatgtgtgcacgtgtgtgcatgcatagaAAGTCTCCACCTCATCTCTTGGGCTCAGAGTTTCCCAGGGCTGCTCAAGCAGTGAGTCCTTGTGTTTTCCAGGTTTGGGGTGATCCACTCAGTGTTCACCAACCTGCTTCTGTGGGCTAACAGCGTCCTGAATGAGTCAAAGCACCAACTTAACGAACACAAGGAACGACTCATCACCCTGGGCTTTGGGAACATAACTATAGGTGAGTGATAAGAGATGCCTGGCTGTCATGTTGGAACAGCTGGGAAACCTCAGAGACAGAGGGATGGGTTTCAAAGACCTGCAGGGTCCACCCAACTGAACATCGTCCAGACAATCCCCTGTTGTTGAAAATCTTTCAAAACCTCCTAAGTCTTTCATCCTGCCTCCATAAGTAGGGTGTGCTGAGCATAATTAAAGGGTTCTTTAGTGACTCGTCAGACCCAAGGGTCATCATTTTGATCATGGTTTCTCATGGTTCAGTTTGGTATGGAGGTGAATGTCTTTATTTACAACTGCAGAAGATTGGTGGTTGTtcctgtttgtgtttttaattaaacCTCTATGACCAGTTCTTTCTACTACaagtataacatttaaaaatccataGATGTCTAATGGTATGTTGTGGTTAATCAGTTTTTGCtcatttgaagtttttatttaacTCTACTTGGTTTATAATTTTGGCCCATCTTTATTCCCCCTTGTACCTATTTGAGTGCCTGTAGTGTGAATCTTTTCGTTTTCTTCCAAAGTTCTCTTTTGGAATCTATCTGTCGATTTGATCTTAGAGCACTGGAGTTGAGAAGAGTGTGGGGTAGAGGACGGTGCAATGCCCAGGTGACTGATGCCTCAGGTTGGGGGCCTATGCCTATCATGTtttggctgtgtgacttttggACACCGTTCAACCACTCCGAGCCTCTCTTTTCTCATTCATAACATGAGGGGGCTTGAACCACATACTTCCCATGAGTACCTCCAGCGTTAATGTACTGCATATCTGTCCTCTCTGTACAAACGCAGATCAGTCACAAGGAGAACTTTAAACCTGTTTCCTCACCAGTGGGGTGAGGATGACAAAATCAGGGTACACACTATATTTCTTCACCACCCCCAACCAGCAGCCTACTCTTGGGAAGGTCATGCTCCTTGAGCCTCATTTCCTCATTGGAATCAGTAACAGTAACAGCaatgacaacaataacaacatgttTTGTTAAGCATTCTCTGAGTGGCTGGCACATTAAACTCTTGTCCCAACACTTGGAGGTAGGCAACACTGACCTTATTATATGGATGAAATGACTGggcctcagagaagttaagtgactaacccaagatcacacagtgagTAGACGATtcagccaggatttgaatcaTAGCAATGTGGCTCCAGAGACCTTGGTGAAGGTGGGATtagattaatttataaaaaaggaaactttGTCAACTCTAACATTCTATTAATCCGAACCTTTTTCTTCTGAGTTCTCCTTGTCTTTTGCATCATACAAGTCTTATGATGTATGGTTAGGTTACAAGTGGTAGGGAAACTCCTTATGTATTGAAAATTGCAGTGCTCTGCAAAAGTAAGGCAGattactcctgggcatatatatatatatatacacacattatatacatatatacatacacactcagacaaagctataattcaaaaagatacatgcagccctatgttcatagcagtgctatttacaatagccaagacatagaagcaacctaaatgtccattgacagatgaatggataaagaagctgtggtacatatatacaatggaatattactcagccataaaaagaatgaaacaatgccatttatagaaacgtggatggacctagagattatcacactaagtgaagtaagtcagccagagaaagatgaatatatatcacttgtatgtggaatctaaaatatgacacaaacaaacttatcaactaaacaggaacagattcacagacatagagaacaggcttcttgttgccagtggggaggggaacaggggagggaaggactgcGAGTTTGGAATTGGCAGATAAAAAAACAAGTGAGGGTAACTAGTGCTACCATAAAGCCTTTTTTGCCTGATTTTATAAGTAGTATATGCATATCATAAATTAAAGCAATggcaaaatgtaaagaaaaaaatccacaataaCACCTACTGAGGAGTGCAGCTAAATGCTGTTAACATCTGGTTAGTTTTTGGTAGTGTGCTGTGTATTTGTAGTtgagatcatatggtatatattcaatcatttttttctacCACCTacagtaagaaatagattttacATTGCAATCCAAATGCCCTATGTCTACATGTATATTCCCATGAAATAATAATCATACTATATCAAAGATACTCAAATTTCTATTGTGTTTGATTCCATTCAGTCAATCCTATTTTATTCCATTgcaattccattaaaaaatattggcTGCTGTCCTTTAAACTGAGCTCACAACTGTATTCCAGGTTGTGGTACGCATTTAAAAATACTGGATATACAATTTGTTCTTACTTTTTCCCTCATTGTTATTGTAGCATAATTATTTTCTTACATCATTAAAACACAgaattgttgttttttaatctttaaaaatttttaaatttatttttaattgagggataattgctttacaatttgtgttgctttctgcaATACATCAGcataaatcagccacaggtatacgtatgtcccctccctcttgaacccctctcaccttccaccccatcccactcctctaggttgtcacagacacaattatatttttaatgtctgcCTACTATTCCATTATActattccatttccttctcctggggatcttcccaacccaggaatcaaaccccggtctcctgcattgcaggtttgattcctggattgggaagatcccctggagaaggaaatggcaacccactccagtattcttgcctggagaatcctttgggcagaggagcctgacaggctacagtccatggcattgcaagagttggaaacgacttagcgactaaaccaccactactaTTCCATTATAAAGATGTATTATAGCATTCATCTAATTCTGTAAATTCATCTAATTAACCCATTATAAaatccatctgctgctgctgctgctaagtcacttcagtcatgtccgactctgtgcgacctcatagacgacagctcaccaggctcccccatccctgggattctccaggcaagaacactggagtgggtgggttgccatttccttttccaatgcatgaaaatgaaaagtgaaagtgaagtcgctcagtcatgtcagaccctcagagaccccatggactgcagccttccaggctcctccgtccatgggactttccaggcaagagtactggagtggggtgccataaaatCCATCTAATGCTTTCTAAATTGTGCCACATTGagtgcttctgtttctttctcagaAACACACAACAAAATTTTACCTAATGCTTTGATTATATTTTTGACTTGTCCCCTGCAATAGATTGGAATTATAGGCCATAGTCTTTACACCAACTTTAAGGCTTTTGCtgcatatttaattatttacttacagCATTTCCCCTCCTTGTTATGAAATGGTCCTTTATACAATCAACAAGTTTCTTCCAGAAGATGGGACTTGTCTCTTGCCACACTTGCTGGCTTCAGATATTCTCAAGAGGAAAATCTTTCCTAATAAGAGGCATTTTCCCTCACaaggttgtttttaaaaaagtaattttaaaataatacatgtcaATCATATTCATATAGAAAGCTTGGAAAATACAGTGAAGCAAAACCTAAAGGAAAACTTACACAAATATGtcgattatatctcaataaaactgcaaAAAAGATACTTTGAGATGTTTCttttactgaaagaaagaaaatagaaaagcaaaccAAAGAAAAATCACCTGCTGTTTTTCCACCCAGCGATAAccattgttaacattttagtCTGTGGCCTTCCAGACTTCTTCTATGTCTGTCTATCTCCCTGTCTATGTCACCTTTATATCTGTAACTTATAAAAAGAGATTCATGCTCTAGCCTCTTTGGCAAGCTGCTTTTGTTCACCAGTATCTTCTGAACATCTTTGTATGTTGGTAAATAGATTTCTACAATATCATTTCCAATGGTTGGACAACATTCTGATGTCTGGAGAAGATCTAATTCACGTAATCAGTACTCTCTGGGGGACATTCACGGCTGTCAAGTTAGACAGGATATTCAGCATGACAATAAGCCATGACACAAAGCTTTTCATTCAATGGGCAAACCCAAGCATGCATCCATAGTAACAATATTTCTTTGTGGTTTTCCATGTCATCACATGAACATGCTAATCACCCTCCCCTGTGATCTGCCTCCCCTAGTTTTAGATGACCACACGCCTCCGTGTAACTGCACACCCCCGACCCTCTGCCTGGCCATCTCCCACGGGATGTACTACCTCTATCCTTTCAACATAGAGTATCAGATCCTGGCCTCCACGATGCTCTACGTCCTGTGGAAAAACATCGGGCGCAAGGTCGACAGTCACCAGCATCAGAAGATGCAGTTCAGGTCGCACGGGGTCCTGCTGGGCTCGGTCCTGGGCCTGACCGTGCTGGCCACCACCATCGGGGTCGTGGTGGTGTATCTGATCCAGATCGGCCGTTCCAAAACCAAGAGCGAGGCGGCACTCATCATGTTCTACCTGTATGCCAGCATCTTGCTGATGCTTATGGGGGCAGCAGGGCTGGTTGGGATCCGGATTTATAGGCTAGATGAGCAGTCACTAGACGAGTCCAAAAACCCGGCCCGCAAACTGGATGCGGACCTGCTGGTGGGCACTGCCTCTGGCTCCTGGTTCATCTCCTGGGGTTCCATCCTGGCCATACTTTGCGCTGAGTCCCGCCCTCCATACACCTGGTACAACCTGCCCTACTCCATCCTGGCTGTTGTCGAGAAATACATCCAGAACCTCTTCATCATTGAGTCCATTCACCGAGAGCCAGGGAAGCTCTCCGATGACATTAGAACCCTGCGGGTGGTCACAGTCTACAATGGCAATGCCatgtctctcccttcttcctgcctCAAGAACGGACCTATGGCCGGGGACATGGCTCCCCAGGCCCTTGAGATGCCGCCTGCGGCCAATGGAAATACATGTCTGAGAGAAGTCGGtggcagagagaaagaggatAAGAGCTGGGAAAGGGCCCAGGGCTCAGCCTGCCACTCCTGTTTCCTTCAGGACAATGCCCAGAGAAGAGTCTTGAGGAATATTGcagcttttttgttcctctgcaATATTTCGGTAATCTGcatcattatttctttatttaaaaaaaattgataaatctatTTTCCCTGCTGTTTTTGAATGAGGAGTGAAGGCAGcttataatcaaaataatttaagTGTAAGGTTAAAATATTAGGCCGGAACATAGGCTTATATTCTGTCAATATAAATCCATGTACTGAGTATCTgtgtgccaggggctggggtgggaactAAGAATTAATTAAAAGTGAGAAAACTCAATCTCTTTCCTCACAAAGGTCATAGTATTTGTGGGAGaaggagacaaggaaaaaaatacaatgtaGTGAAGACGGCAAAGGCTGGGACAGGACTATGTGCAAGGGAGAAGGGGAGTGTGGATTCAGGCAGGGACTTGAATGAGCAAGGGGTGCTTAAGGTGAGACGTAGTCTCAATGAGGAGTGCTTTTGGCTGTAAGTAGTAGGAAGCTTGATGAGTAGTATTTTCAGTCTTAAGAATTCTGGAAGTTGGCTGCTCAGGGTTGACCTGGCAGCTGAACCCTATCATCAAGGATCCAGGCTCTGTTCACCTTTCTGCCTGACTGTTGCTGGTGTAGTGCTTGTTGCCACATGGTCATAGGATGGCTGCAGTAGCACCAGTCATCATGCCTGTGTTCAAGACAGGAAGACAGAGGGAAGGACTGGTGCCAGGCAATGTCTGTGATTGATGTGAACACCCCTAACTACCAGGGAGGATGGGGAAGTGGATGCTTTGCTTTCTAGCCCCTATGATGGAAGgtgaaaaggaagatgaagatgTACTGACGGCCACTCAGTACTGCCTGTCTCAGCCTCTATGAATGGTTGGAAGGCTGCCAACTGTAGTCAAGGCAAGGAAAAGCCTTGGGGCAGAGGGCACATGATCTGCAAAGGCACAGAGACATAGGATACCATGGCCTATTTGGGGAGCACTAGCAGTTtagcatggcaccccacttcagtactcttgcctggaaaatcccatggatggaagagcctggtaggctgcagtccatggggtcactaagagtcagacatgactgagcgactttactttcacttttcactttcatgcattggagaaggaaatggcaacccactccagtgttcttgcctggagaatcccaggggcgggggagcctggtgggctaccatttatggggtcacacagagtcggacatgactgaagtgacttagcagcagcagcagcagcagcttagcatgAATTCCATCCATGTGAAACAGAGCAGGAAAGAGGATGGAGTGTGTGGTTAGATGGATCTGGCTTAAGCAGAGCTTCATAAGCCTGCCTGAGTCCGGTCTTCATGCTGAGGGTGGTAGAGGACCTTCTCAGACCTTTGTGTTTTGGAATGATGTCCTTGTAGCAATGTGCAGGAAGGATGGAGAGAGATAAGATCAAAGATCAGGGAAGCTGGTACAGAAGCCCCCACAGCTGCCCAGAGAGGAAATGATGGGAACTTGAACCAGGGCAGtgccagtgggggtggggagaattgTATAGAATTTATCTCACTTGGTGTGAGGACCCTCAGGTTCATCTGACTTGAGTTCCTGGGTTCATGGTGATGCTATTTATGGAGGTTAAGGGTCTCTGGATGGGGAGGAGGCTTTGGCGGGGGCTCACGGGGAGGGCGAGTTTAGTACTGAACAAATTCAATGGTAAGGTCTCTCTGGATATCACcaacaggcagatttttttttttttttggctttctgtTGCTGTGTAATCAGTGACCCCAAATGCATGACAAAAGCAACAACCATTTTATTATATCTGATGACTCTGTGGGCTAGGAAAGCTGGCAGGGCTTGGCAGGACTTTTCTGTTCCTCACCGTATCAACTGAAGCTGGTGGTAGGGTTGGAAAGTCCACAATCTGGCACCTTGGGTGGGGGAGGCCGAAAGGCTGGATTCAGCTGGGATTCTGGTTGCAGCATCTGCATGGGGGTTCTCCAGCACAGTGGTCTTGGGGGAGGTGGGCTTCTTAGATGGTGGCTCAGTACCCCAGAGCCAAGCTTCCAGGGGATTGGAAGTGCcagtctttttatctttttttggaaattaattgattaattttaattggaggctaattactttacaatattgtagtggttttgccatacagtcacatgaatcagccatgggtgtacatgtgtcccccatcctgacccccactcccaccttcctccccatcccatccctcagggtcatcccggtgcaccggCCCTGAGTATCCCGTCTCTAGCATgaaacctggactgacgatcaGTCTTTTAAGGCCAGGTGTAGACGTTGCATGGCACCATTTCTACCGGATTTTATGGATCCGGCAGTGACAGCATCTATCCGGACTCAAGGCAAGGGGGCAGAGGTCTGCCTCCCAAGGGGATGAGTAGCAAGAATTGTAGCCAACGTCACAGCAGACGGAAAGGTCTGGATTTCAGGAAAGAGGCTTATAATCTcttcttctcattttccttcccaccctccttccttttcttcctcccttcctgaaAATAGAGCTGTGGTTGCCTACTGAGGGCCAGCACTACTGTGAGTCACAAGGGTACCACGTGCCCCAGCATGTTGGTCTTCCTCCTATGGGGCTTACAAACAAGATGGCAGGACTAGCAACAAGAGTCAATTAGGAAAAACGCCCATAGTGACGCATACCCTGCAGAGAACTACAAGGGAGGGTGTGTGCGGTGGTGCTTGGATGCCTGAGGTTGATCAGAAGGCCGGGCTGGTGGGAAAGGCTCTCTCAGGAGATGGGATTAGAGCCCAGGGCTGAACAGAGAAGGAGCCATGGGCACTCCAGGTAGAGGAGAGAGCCAAGCAAAATCCTGGGTGGGAGAGCTTGCCTCCTTCCAGAAGAGGAGGAAGTGCATGTGACCATGTGGGTGGCTGGGGGCAAGCTGGGCAGCAGGGTTGGgggctggtaaagaatcatctaACAGAGGGCTCTGCCATTCTGTTTAAGggtagattatttttaaaaaatatgctgtgAAGCCTTTGGGAGTTTAACCAGGAAAGGGACACCATCTTACATAAATAATCTGGTGCGGAGTGGTGAACAGACTGTGGGCTGGGAGCATAAGCGGGGCGGGGG from Bos indicus x Bos taurus breed Angus x Brahman F1 hybrid chromosome 6, Bos_hybrid_MaternalHap_v2.0, whole genome shotgun sequence harbors:
- the OTOP1 gene encoding proton channel OTOP1 isoform X2; its protein translation is MPEGQGAPAAPLKAPSDSERGSSWPAARPPPPFLAPGFRGSPGSPAPRRGAVRESFPQKLAEALSSQYALNVFVAGLLFLLAWAVHASGVGKRDLLCFLTALMLLQLLWMLWYVRRSSAHRRLIRLKDTYAGARWLRGSITLFAVITIILGCLKIGYFIGFSGCLSATEGVFPVTHAVHTLLQVYFLWGHSKDIIQSFKTLERFGVIHSVFTNLLLWANSVLNESKHQLNEHKERLITLGFGNITIVLDDHTPPCNCTPPTLCLAISHGMYYLYPFNIEYQILASTMLYVLWKNIGRKVDSHQHQKMQFRSHGVLLGSVLGLTVLATTIGVVVVYLIQIGRSKTKSEAALIMFYLYASILLMLMGAAGLVGIRIYRLDEQSLDESKNPARKLDADLLVGTASGSWFISWGSILAILCAESRPPYTWYNLPYSILAVVEKYIQNLFIIESIHREPGKLSDDIRTLRVVTVYNGNAMSLPSSCLKNGPMAGDMAPQALEMPPAANGNTCLREVGGREKEDKSWERAQGSACHSCFLQDNAQRRVLRNIAAFLFLCNISLWIPPAFGCRPEYDNGLEEIVFGFEPWIIVVNLAMPFSIFYRMHAAASLFEVYCKI
- the OTOP1 gene encoding proton channel OTOP1 isoform X1, whose translation is MQLLQGISGVIQHLSFCDWLISLMDLELPDALTVRPGSITLFAVITIILGCLKIGYFIGFSGCLSATEGVFPVTHAVHTLLQVYFLWGHSKDIIQSFKTLERFGVIHSVFTNLLLWANSVLNESKHQLNEHKERLITLGFGNITIVLDDHTPPCNCTPPTLCLAISHGMYYLYPFNIEYQILASTMLYVLWKNIGRKVDSHQHQKMQFRSHGVLLGSVLGLTVLATTIGVVVVYLIQIGRSKTKSEAALIMFYLYASILLMLMGAAGLVGIRIYRLDEQSLDESKNPARKLDADLLVGTASGSWFISWGSILAILCAESRPPYTWYNLPYSILAVVEKYIQNLFIIESIHREPGKLSDDIRTLRVVTVYNGNAMSLPSSCLKNGPMAGDMAPQALEMPPAANGNTCLREVGGREKEDKSWERAQGSACHSCFLQDNAQRRVLRNIAAFLFLCNISLWIPPAFGCRPEYDNGLEEIVFGFEPWIIVVNLAMPFSIFYRMHAAASLFEVYCKI